In Leptospira perdikensis, the genomic window AGATTACAATTCACTTGAAATTATTATGTCTCATAAAAAAGACTTTCCAAATCGAGGGTACTTTGCATATTTTTCCCAGGTTCGGGGGCGATTCTATGGATTTTGTAAAAATCCGAGGTAAAGACTTACAAGACTGCATCATGCAGATGAAGATGAAATACGGTCCAGAGGCACATCTCTATGACCAACGAGTCATCACGGAAGGTGGACTCTTTGGAACTGGTCTTATGGCCCAACGTATGTATGAAATCGATGTAGGTGTTCCTGAAAAACAAAACTCCAAAGAGAGAATTGAACGTAAGTTAAAGGATCTCAAAGAACTCATCAAACAAAAACAAAGGACCGATTCCCTTCCGGAATCTGGCCTCGTTGCGATTGGATCAAACCATACTTCTGCCATTGGAGCCGGAACCTCTCCTATTCGGAAAAAGAATATCGATGCGGTTCGGCCTTTTTCTGAACGTCGTCGGAGACAGAACCCCCCTGTTTACGAAGTGGAAGGCCATGAAGAAAGAACCGTTGGCCTTTCCCTTTCAGAAGCCAAAGACTCTATTCTCGAAGTTGTGACCCCAACCAAACCACAATCTCCAGAAAGACACCCTCATATCCAAAAACTCGTGGATCGATTGTTAAACGAAGGTATGTCTTTTAATTTCTTGGAAGAAATGGCTGTAGCACTTGAACGCAGATTGTCTGCAGTGGATCTCACTCGTTATGCCAATGTTACTGACAAAGCAGTCACTTATTTAGAAGAGAGAATTCAAATTGATTCGGACCTTTTCAGTGGAACTCCAAGGGGAA contains:
- the flhF gene encoding flagellar biosynthesis protein FlhF; translated protein: MDFVKIRGKDLQDCIMQMKMKYGPEAHLYDQRVITEGGLFGTGLMAQRMYEIDVGVPEKQNSKERIERKLKDLKELIKQKQRTDSLPESGLVAIGSNHTSAIGAGTSPIRKKNIDAVRPFSERRRRQNPPVYEVEGHEERTVGLSLSEAKDSILEVVTPTKPQSPERHPHIQKLVDRLLNEGMSFNFLEEMAVALERRLSAVDLTRYANVTDKAVTYLEERIQIDSDLFSGTPRGKRKIIFFVGPTGAGKTTSIAKLAAKYSLHMGKKVSLYTTDNYRIAAIDQLKFYADAMGLPFYAAKDLRKWKETILRDGSELILVDTAGYSHRKSENLEKLQEFYQVFGEKDYIETVLVLSSTVSKDNALAVANAYESVGYKRILLTKLDEAEFLGSVVELADTIHREFAFLSVGQDVPFDILNASKKLLAECVIFPEKLKGIAGEVFEKTV